A single window of Modestobacter italicus DNA harbors:
- a CDS encoding helix-turn-helix transcriptional regulator, translating into MPTPPPTPDPVVDPQRLRDLALLRRVRDRIDREYAQPLDVEALARGAHMSAGHFSREFRRAYGESPYAYLMTRRIERAMALLRMGDLSVTEICLAVGCSSLGTFSTRFTELVGVPPSSYRRAAHATAGMPSCVAKQVTRPVRNREAQVTGPPLA; encoded by the coding sequence GTGCCGACCCCTCCCCCGACGCCGGACCCCGTCGTGGACCCCCAGCGCCTGCGCGACCTGGCCCTGCTGCGCCGGGTCCGCGACCGGATCGACCGGGAGTACGCGCAGCCGCTGGACGTCGAGGCGCTCGCCCGCGGCGCGCACATGTCGGCCGGGCACTTCAGCCGCGAGTTCCGGCGGGCCTACGGCGAGTCGCCCTACGCCTACCTGATGACCCGCCGCATCGAGCGGGCGATGGCGCTGCTGCGGATGGGCGACCTGAGCGTGACCGAGATCTGCCTCGCGGTCGGCTGCTCGTCGCTGGGCACCTTCAGCACCCGGTTCACCGAGCTCGTCGGCGTGCCGCCCAGCAGCTACCGACGAGCGGCGCACGCGACGGCGGGGATGCCCTCCTGCGTGGCCAAACAGGTCACCCGACCGGTCAGGAACAGAGAAGCGCAGGTCACCGGCCCACCCCTAGCGTGA
- a CDS encoding phosphotransferase family protein — translation MTDRVGRAVAAAVAVARASGLRCADPVVLHDGVNVVVHLRPAPVVARVATLTPLLRPVIDRPFAREVALAGALAAAGAPVVPPSDLLPPGPHRHAGLTLSFWRYVEVLPDRPGPVAAAAALVELQAALADVRPGWDGAPLDTPLDDLAVFGDRGVRLGAAPDLVARVGELVEELRPRLTGLAGHLHGDTHPGNLLGTRQGWVWTDLEDSCRGPLGWDLACLRRTSRLDGRAALDAVPGRPSDEELAPFSWLRALHAASWWFVHAVRVPGDLPAAGSQLRSAVEEVSAGLRAPRPGRG, via the coding sequence GTGACCGACCGCGTCGGCCGGGCGGTGGCCGCCGCGGTGGCCGTCGCCCGCGCCTCCGGGCTCCGCTGCGCCGACCCGGTCGTCCTGCACGACGGGGTCAACGTGGTCGTGCACCTGCGGCCGGCGCCGGTCGTGGCGCGGGTCGCGACGCTGACCCCGCTGCTGCGGCCGGTGATCGACCGGCCGTTCGCCCGGGAGGTCGCCCTGGCGGGGGCGCTGGCCGCGGCCGGTGCACCGGTCGTCCCGCCGTCGGACCTGCTGCCTCCCGGCCCGCACCGGCACGCCGGTCTGACCCTGTCGTTCTGGCGGTACGTCGAGGTGCTGCCCGACCGTCCCGGCCCGGTGGCCGCCGCCGCCGCGCTGGTCGAGCTGCAGGCCGCGCTCGCCGACGTCCGGCCGGGCTGGGACGGCGCACCGCTGGACACCCCGCTGGACGACCTCGCCGTCTTCGGCGACCGCGGCGTGCGCCTCGGCGCGGCGCCGGACCTGGTGGCCCGGGTGGGCGAGCTGGTCGAGGAGCTGCGGCCCCGGCTGACCGGCCTCGCCGGCCACCTGCACGGCGACACCCACCCGGGCAACCTGCTGGGCACCCGGCAGGGCTGGGTGTGGACCGACCTGGAGGACTCCTGTCGCGGGCCGCTCGGCTGGGACCTGGCCTGCCTGCGCAGGACGAGCCGGCTGGACGGGCGGGCGGCTCTGGACGCGGTGCCGGGCCGGCCGAGCGACGAGGAGCTGGCTCCGTTCAGCTGGTTGCGGGCGCTGCACGCGGCCTCGTGGTGGTTCGTGCACGCCGTGCGGGTGCCCGGTGACCTCCCGGCCGCCGGTTCCCAGCTGCGGTCGGCGGTCGAGGAGGTCAGCGCAGGGCTGCGGGCACCGCGTCCGGGTCGAGGGTGA
- a CDS encoding FmdB family zinc ribbon protein has translation MPTYQYVCTNPEGKHEFEVVQSFTDAAVTTCPECGSPVRKVYGSVGVVFKGSGFYRTDSRKAESASTPAAAKESNGSSSKESSGGSKDSSSSSSSTSSAAPAASKGSASKAAD, from the coding sequence GTGCCCACCTACCAGTACGTCTGCACCAACCCCGAGGGCAAGCACGAGTTCGAGGTCGTGCAGTCGTTCACCGACGCCGCGGTGACCACCTGCCCGGAGTGCGGTTCCCCGGTGCGCAAGGTCTACGGCTCGGTCGGCGTCGTCTTCAAGGGCTCGGGCTTCTACCGCACCGACAGCCGCAAGGCCGAGAGCGCCAGCACCCCGGCGGCGGCCAAGGAGTCCAACGGGAGCAGCAGCAAGGAGTCCTCCGGCGGGAGCAAGGACTCCTCCAGCAGCTCCTCCTCGACCTCCTCCGCCGCTCCCGCGGCCTCGAAGGGCAGCGCCAGCAAGGCCGCTGACTGA
- a CDS encoding ATP-binding cassette domain-containing protein — MSTATRTDQQAAGVHGADSHDLIRVLGARVNNLKDVSVEIPKRRLTVFTGVSGSGKSSLVFDTIAAESQRLINETYSAFVQGFMPTLARPEVDLLAGLTTAIIVDQERMGANPRSTVGTATDAHAMLRILFSRLGTPHIGPPTAFSFNVPTRKASGVMSTEKAGGRVEKAVVKDVVYLGGMCPRCEGMGSVSDFDLTALYDDQKSLAEGALTVPGYSMDGWYGRIFAGAGFDMDKPIGRYTKKELHDLLYKEPTKIKVEGINLTFEGVIPKIQKSMLSKDVDAMQPHIRAFVERAITFQTCPECDGTRLTPEARSSTIQGESIADVCAMQISDLAGWVRGLDEPSVAPLLKGLRHLLDSFTEIGLGYLSLDRPAGTLSGGEAQRTKMIRHLGSSLTDVTYVFDEPTIGLHPHDIERMNDLLLLLRDKGNTVLVVEHKPETIAIADHVVDLGPGAGAGGGEIVYEGTVDGLRASGTLTGRHLDQRVSLKPEVRSSTGVLEVRGADTHNLRDVDVDVPLGVLVVLTGVAGSGKSSLVHGSIASRDGVVVVDQGAIRGSRRSNPATYTGLLDPIRKAFAKANGVKPALFSSNSEGACPTCNGAGVIYTELGVMATVESPCEECEGRRFQAAVLEYRLGGRDIAEVLAMPVTEAAGFFGAGDARTPAASAVLDRLADVGLGYLTLGQPLTTLSGGERQRLKLATRMAEKGGVYVLDEPTTGLHLADVENLLGLLDRLVDSGKSVVVIEHHQAVMAHADWIIDLGPGAGRDGGRVVFEGTPADLVAARSTLTGEHLAGYVGA; from the coding sequence ATGAGCACGGCCACCAGGACCGACCAGCAGGCCGCCGGGGTGCACGGGGCCGACAGCCACGACCTGATCCGGGTGCTCGGCGCGCGGGTGAACAACCTCAAGGACGTCAGCGTCGAGATCCCCAAGCGCCGGCTGACGGTGTTCACCGGCGTCTCCGGCTCGGGCAAGAGCTCGCTGGTGTTCGACACGATCGCCGCGGAGTCCCAGCGGCTGATCAACGAGACCTACAGCGCGTTCGTCCAGGGCTTCATGCCGACGCTGGCCCGGCCCGAGGTCGACCTGCTCGCGGGCCTGACCACGGCGATCATCGTCGACCAGGAGCGGATGGGCGCGAACCCGCGCTCGACCGTCGGCACCGCCACCGACGCCCACGCGATGCTGCGCATCCTGTTCAGCCGGCTCGGCACGCCGCACATCGGCCCGCCCACGGCGTTCTCGTTCAACGTCCCGACGCGGAAGGCGAGCGGGGTGATGAGCACCGAGAAGGCCGGCGGCCGGGTCGAGAAGGCGGTGGTCAAGGACGTCGTCTACCTGGGCGGCATGTGCCCGCGCTGCGAGGGCATGGGCTCGGTCTCCGACTTCGACCTCACCGCGCTGTACGACGACCAGAAGTCGCTGGCCGAGGGTGCGCTGACGGTCCCCGGCTACAGCATGGACGGCTGGTACGGCCGGATCTTCGCCGGCGCCGGGTTCGACATGGACAAGCCGATCGGCCGGTACACGAAGAAGGAGCTGCACGACCTGCTCTACAAGGAGCCGACGAAGATCAAGGTCGAGGGCATCAACCTCACCTTCGAGGGCGTCATCCCGAAGATCCAGAAGTCGATGCTCTCCAAGGACGTCGACGCGATGCAGCCGCACATCCGCGCCTTCGTCGAGCGCGCGATCACCTTCCAGACCTGCCCGGAGTGCGACGGCACCCGGCTCACCCCGGAGGCCCGCTCCTCGACGATCCAGGGCGAGAGCATCGCCGACGTCTGCGCGATGCAGATCAGCGACCTCGCCGGCTGGGTCCGCGGCCTGGACGAGCCGTCTGTCGCGCCGCTGCTCAAGGGGCTGCGGCACCTGCTCGACTCGTTCACCGAGATCGGGCTGGGCTACCTGTCCCTCGACCGGCCGGCCGGGACGCTGTCGGGCGGCGAGGCGCAGCGGACCAAGATGATCCGCCACCTGGGGTCCTCGCTGACCGACGTGACCTACGTCTTCGACGAGCCGACCATCGGCCTGCACCCGCACGACATCGAGCGGATGAACGACCTGCTCCTGCTGCTGCGGGACAAGGGCAACACCGTGCTCGTCGTCGAGCACAAGCCCGAGACGATCGCGATCGCCGACCACGTCGTCGACCTCGGCCCCGGCGCGGGCGCCGGCGGTGGCGAGATCGTGTACGAGGGCACCGTCGACGGGCTGCGGGCCAGCGGCACGCTGACCGGCCGGCACCTCGACCAGCGGGTGTCGCTGAAGCCCGAGGTGCGCAGCTCCACCGGCGTCCTCGAGGTGCGCGGGGCGGACACCCACAACCTCCGGGACGTCGACGTCGACGTCCCGCTCGGTGTGCTGGTGGTGCTCACCGGCGTGGCCGGGTCGGGGAAGAGCTCCCTGGTGCACGGCTCCATCGCCTCCCGGGACGGCGTGGTGGTGGTCGACCAGGGCGCGATCCGCGGCTCGCGGCGGAGCAACCCGGCCACCTACACCGGGCTGCTCGACCCGATCCGCAAGGCCTTCGCCAAGGCGAACGGCGTCAAGCCGGCGCTGTTCAGCTCCAACTCCGAGGGCGCCTGCCCGACCTGCAACGGCGCCGGCGTCATCTACACCGAGCTCGGGGTGATGGCCACGGTGGAGTCCCCCTGCGAGGAGTGCGAGGGACGCCGTTTCCAGGCCGCGGTGCTGGAGTACCGGCTCGGCGGCCGGGACATCGCCGAGGTGCTGGCCATGCCGGTCACCGAGGCCGCCGGGTTCTTCGGCGCCGGGGACGCGCGCACGCCGGCCGCCTCCGCCGTGCTGGACCGGCTGGCCGACGTCGGGCTCGGCTACCTCACGCTGGGCCAGCCGCTCACCACGCTGTCCGGCGGCGAGCGGCAGCGGCTCAAGCTGGCCACCCGGATGGCCGAGAAGGGCGGCGTCTACGTGCTCGACGAGCCGACGACCGGCCTGCACCTCGCCGACGTGGAGAACCTGCTGGGCCTGCTCGACCGGCTCGTCGACTCCGGCAAGTCGGTGGTCGTCATCGAGCACCACCAGGCGGTCATGGCGCACGCCGACTGGATCATCGACCTGGGGCCCGGCGCCGGCCGGGACGGCGGCCGGGTGGTCTTCGAGGGCACGCCCGCCGACCTGGTCGCCGCCCGCTCCACCCTCACCGGCGAGCACCTGGCCGGCTACGTGGGGGCGTGA
- a CDS encoding VOC family protein: protein MIGQLHSVVIDAPDPHALATFYAGLLGMEVKGAPGDDWVVATGAGYRLAFQEAPDLQPPDWPDPSRPQQFHLDIRVADVDVAEPQVLELGARRLPGGGGDFRVYADPVGHPFCLVWDAA, encoded by the coding sequence ATGATCGGTCAGCTGCACTCCGTGGTCATCGACGCCCCCGACCCGCACGCCCTGGCGACGTTCTACGCCGGGCTGCTGGGCATGGAGGTCAAGGGCGCGCCGGGCGACGACTGGGTCGTGGCCACCGGCGCCGGCTACCGGCTCGCCTTCCAGGAGGCCCCGGACCTGCAGCCCCCGGACTGGCCGGACCCCAGCCGGCCGCAGCAGTTCCACCTCGACATCCGGGTCGCCGACGTCGACGTCGCCGAGCCCCAGGTGCTCGAGCTGGGCGCCCGCCGGCTGCCCGGCGGAGGCGGGGACTTCCGGGTCTACGCCGACCCGGTCGGGCACCCCTTCTGCCTCGTGTGGGACGCGGCGTGA
- a CDS encoding VOC family protein — protein sequence MDTSPGIALHSTFLPHEDAEASLAFYRDVLGFEVRNDVGSGRMRWITVAPAGDGPAIVLFPPGADPGITDDERRTITEMMAKGTYGIIVLATRDLDGAFEALQSRGAEVVQEPIEQPYGIRDCAFRDPAGNLVRINQVR from the coding sequence ATGGACACCAGCCCGGGCATCGCCCTCCACTCGACCTTCCTCCCGCACGAGGACGCGGAGGCCTCACTGGCCTTCTACCGGGACGTGCTCGGCTTCGAGGTCCGCAACGACGTCGGGTCCGGCCGGATGCGCTGGATCACCGTCGCCCCCGCCGGCGACGGCCCGGCCATCGTGCTGTTCCCGCCGGGCGCCGACCCCGGCATCACCGACGACGAGCGCCGGACGATCACCGAGATGATGGCCAAGGGCACCTACGGGATCATCGTGCTGGCCACCCGGGACCTCGACGGCGCCTTCGAGGCGCTGCAGTCACGCGGTGCGGAGGTCGTCCAGGAGCCGATCGAGCAGCCCTACGGCATCCGGGACTGCGCCTTCCGCGACCCGGCCGGCAACCTGGTGCGGATCAACCAGGTCCGCTGA
- a CDS encoding LLM class flavin-dependent oxidoreductase — translation MSETPLPLSVLELSTVGTGQSTADALAATVRVAQTADRLGYRRIWVAEHHNMPAVASTNPPVLIAHLAAVTERIAVGSGGVMLPNHAPLVVAEQFALLEALHPGRIDLGIGRAPGTDQHTALALRRDPRALSAEDFPTNLLDLLGLFGDERVEGGLAERFRATPAAVTAPRVVLLGSSGFSAQLAGQLGLPFTFAHHFGSPNTVAALDLYRETFTPSAVLDRPYAVVTANTLVADSDEEARRLALPGQLMRLSIRTNRLRPVPSLEEAVADPERAAAEAMPSNAVVGGPATAVAALRQLAADTGADELMVTASTHGVAERLHSLELLARAWGLPPERAAA, via the coding sequence ATGTCCGAGACCCCGCTGCCCCTGTCCGTCCTCGAGCTGTCCACGGTCGGGACCGGTCAGTCGACCGCCGACGCGCTGGCCGCCACGGTGCGCGTCGCGCAGACCGCCGACCGGCTGGGCTACCGGCGGATCTGGGTCGCCGAACACCACAACATGCCGGCCGTGGCGAGCACCAACCCGCCGGTGCTCATCGCGCACCTCGCGGCGGTGACCGAGCGGATCGCGGTCGGCTCGGGCGGGGTCATGCTGCCCAACCACGCCCCCCTGGTGGTCGCCGAGCAGTTCGCGCTGCTCGAGGCGCTGCACCCGGGGCGGATCGACCTCGGCATCGGCCGGGCGCCGGGCACCGACCAGCACACCGCGCTCGCGCTGCGCCGGGACCCGCGGGCGCTGTCCGCCGAGGACTTCCCGACCAACCTGCTGGACCTGCTCGGGCTGTTCGGCGACGAGCGGGTGGAGGGCGGCTTGGCCGAGCGGTTCCGCGCCACCCCGGCCGCGGTCACCGCACCGCGGGTGGTGCTGCTGGGCTCCAGCGGGTTCTCCGCGCAGCTGGCCGGTCAGCTCGGCCTGCCGTTCACCTTCGCCCACCACTTCGGCAGCCCGAACACCGTCGCGGCGCTCGACCTGTACCGCGAGACGTTCACGCCCTCCGCCGTCCTCGACCGGCCGTACGCGGTCGTCACCGCCAACACGCTGGTGGCCGACTCCGACGAGGAGGCCCGCCGGCTCGCGCTGCCCGGCCAGCTGATGCGGTTGTCCATCCGCACCAACCGGCTGCGGCCGGTGCCCAGCCTCGAGGAGGCCGTCGCCGACCCCGAGCGCGCGGCCGCCGAGGCGATGCCGAGCAACGCGGTGGTCGGCGGCCCGGCGACCGCGGTCGCCGCTCTGCGGCAGCTGGCCGCGGACACCGGCGCCGACGAGCTGATGGTCACCGCCTCGACGCACGGGGTCGCCGAGCGGCTGCACAGCCTCGAGCTGCTGGCCCGGGCCTGGGGCCTCCCGCCCGAGCGCGCTGCCGCGTGA
- a CDS encoding PaaI family thioesterase, whose protein sequence is MSPDLTAASAFVAATGLQLTEVTGTRVAGSIDVGPDHHTPWGVVHGGVYCTVVESAASIGASTAVAERGQFSVGVSNQTDFLRPMTAGRLDVVAEPVQQGKTLQLWLVTLAREDGKLVARGQVRLQNVPLPGA, encoded by the coding sequence GTGAGCCCGGACCTGACGGCCGCCAGCGCGTTCGTCGCGGCGACCGGCCTGCAGCTCACCGAGGTCACCGGTACCCGGGTCGCCGGCTCGATCGACGTCGGACCGGACCACCACACCCCCTGGGGCGTGGTGCACGGCGGCGTGTACTGCACGGTCGTGGAGTCCGCGGCCAGCATCGGTGCCAGCACCGCGGTGGCCGAGCGCGGCCAGTTCTCGGTCGGGGTGTCCAACCAGACCGACTTCCTCCGGCCGATGACCGCCGGCCGGCTGGACGTCGTCGCCGAACCGGTCCAGCAGGGGAAGACGCTGCAGCTCTGGCTGGTCACCCTGGCCCGGGAGGACGGCAAGCTCGTCGCGCGCGGCCAGGTGCGCCTGCAGAACGTGCCGCTGCCCGGGGCGTGA
- a CDS encoding YbaK/EbsC family protein: MTAVQLGSLTWLPAADHPELLGEPVAAALPGLPGPAWVAAIDEEAADTAAFTDTYGVPLTASANCVVVAARRAGETTLAACLVLATTRADVNGLVRRHLGARKASFAPQDVAVAGSGMAYGGITPIGLPASWPVLVDAAVAAAELLVVGSGTRGSKLAVPGSVLAALPGAEVLEGLGQPVG; this comes from the coding sequence ATGACCGCTGTACAGCTCGGCTCGCTGACCTGGCTGCCCGCCGCCGACCACCCGGAGCTGCTCGGGGAGCCGGTCGCCGCAGCGCTGCCCGGGCTGCCCGGCCCGGCCTGGGTCGCCGCCATCGACGAGGAGGCCGCTGACACCGCGGCGTTCACCGACACCTACGGCGTGCCGCTGACCGCCTCGGCGAACTGCGTCGTGGTCGCCGCCCGGCGGGCGGGGGAGACCACCCTCGCCGCCTGCCTGGTGCTGGCCACCACCCGCGCGGACGTCAACGGGCTGGTGCGGCGGCACCTGGGCGCCCGCAAGGCGTCCTTCGCACCCCAGGACGTCGCGGTCGCCGGGTCCGGGATGGCCTACGGCGGGATCACCCCGATCGGCCTGCCGGCGTCGTGGCCGGTGCTCGTGGACGCCGCGGTCGCGGCCGCCGAGCTGCTGGTCGTCGGCTCGGGCACCCGCGGCAGCAAGCTCGCGGTGCCCGGGTCGGTGCTGGCCGCGCTGCCCGGCGCGGAGGTCCTCGAGGGGCTGGGTCAGCCGGTCGGCTGA
- a CDS encoding MarR family winged helix-turn-helix transcriptional regulator, translating into MDTPWLDDQQQRTWRAWLAVTELLPRTLDAQLQRDAGLTHAAYVVLAMLSEAPDRSRRMSDLARTANQSQSRLSHTVARLEERGWVRRERATEDRRGNVAVLTDEGWDVVQRVAPGHVAAVRDGLFAALTPEQTDALEQALGAVLERLDPDHTLRVPGVG; encoded by the coding sequence GTGGACACGCCGTGGCTCGACGACCAGCAGCAGCGCACCTGGCGTGCGTGGCTGGCGGTGACCGAGCTGCTGCCCCGGACCCTGGACGCGCAGCTGCAGCGGGACGCCGGGCTCACCCACGCGGCCTACGTGGTGCTCGCCATGCTGTCCGAGGCACCGGACCGCAGCCGCCGGATGAGCGACCTGGCCCGGACGGCGAACCAGTCGCAGAGCCGGCTCTCGCACACCGTGGCCCGGCTGGAGGAGCGCGGCTGGGTGCGCCGGGAGCGGGCGACCGAGGACCGGCGGGGGAACGTCGCCGTCCTGACCGACGAGGGCTGGGACGTCGTGCAGCGGGTCGCCCCCGGGCACGTGGCCGCGGTGCGCGACGGCCTGTTCGCCGCGCTCACCCCGGAGCAGACCGACGCGCTGGAGCAGGCGCTCGGCGCGGTCCTGGAGCGGCTGGACCCCGACCACACCCTTCGGGTGCCCGGCGTCGGCTGA
- the cpaB gene encoding Flp pilus assembly protein CpaB, with protein MPRLRRPRSPVRLLRQVTAGCLACLALALALRPPPAPAAAPATTPVVTAAADLAPGTVLAAGDLTAVAVPVERAPAGSVADPAELTGRVLASPVRAGEAVTDVRLVGPGLWSQVPAGEVAAPVRLADLAVATLLRAGDRVDVLGTTGDGELGAAPAVELVAQGALVLSAPAAAEPGAGVGSGTDSGLLVLAVPPDTARLLAAAGAGGTLTVTLGRP; from the coding sequence GTGCCCCGCCTCCGCCGTCCCCGCTCCCCCGTGCGCCTGCTCCGGCAGGTGACCGCCGGGTGCCTCGCCTGCCTGGCGCTGGCGCTGGCGCTGCGTCCGCCCCCGGCACCCGCAGCCGCACCCGCGACGACGCCGGTCGTCACCGCCGCGGCCGACCTGGCGCCCGGCACGGTGCTCGCCGCCGGCGACCTGACCGCGGTGGCCGTGCCGGTCGAGCGGGCGCCGGCCGGGTCGGTGGCCGACCCCGCCGAGCTCACCGGCCGGGTGCTCGCCTCCCCGGTGCGGGCCGGTGAGGCCGTGACCGACGTCCGGCTCGTCGGTCCGGGGCTGTGGTCGCAGGTGCCGGCCGGCGAGGTGGCCGCCCCCGTCCGGCTGGCCGACCTGGCGGTGGCCACCCTGCTGCGCGCCGGCGACCGGGTCGACGTGCTCGGCACCACCGGCGACGGTGAGCTCGGTGCCGCCCCGGCCGTCGAGCTCGTCGCGCAGGGCGCCCTGGTGCTCAGCGCGCCGGCGGCCGCCGAGCCCGGTGCGGGGGTGGGGTCGGGCACCGACAGCGGCCTGCTCGTGCTCGCCGTCCCGCCGGACACGGCCCGCCTGCTGGCGGCCGCCGGGGCGGGCGGCACGCTCACCGTTACGCTCGGCCGGCCGTGA
- the mscL gene encoding large conductance mechanosensitive channel protein MscL: MLTNVIRGFKDFLLRGNVVELAVAVVIGAAFTAVVSSFTESFLQPLIGLVGGGGVTGGSTVVDGQVFAWGDFVNQLITFVLTAAVIYFVVVLPLKIVAERRRRGEEAGPAAPTQLELLAEIRDLLRAQQGLPPTTDEEAGRHAHTGEFPRPV, encoded by the coding sequence GTGCTGACGAACGTCATCCGCGGGTTCAAGGACTTCCTGCTCCGCGGGAACGTCGTCGAGCTGGCCGTCGCCGTGGTCATCGGGGCCGCGTTCACCGCGGTCGTCAGCTCGTTCACCGAGTCGTTCCTGCAGCCGCTGATCGGCCTGGTGGGCGGTGGCGGCGTGACCGGCGGCAGCACCGTCGTCGACGGCCAGGTGTTCGCCTGGGGCGACTTCGTCAACCAGCTCATCACGTTCGTGCTGACCGCGGCGGTCATCTACTTCGTGGTCGTGCTGCCGCTGAAGATCGTCGCCGAGCGGCGCCGGCGCGGCGAGGAGGCCGGTCCTGCCGCGCCCACCCAGCTGGAGCTGCTGGCCGAGATCCGCGACCTGCTGCGGGCCCAGCAGGGCCTGCCGCCGACGACCGACGAGGAAGCTGGCCGGCACGCCCACACCGGCGAGTTCCCCCGCCCGGTCTGA
- a CDS encoding MSMEG_6728 family protein: protein MQTFLPVADFTESARLLDNPRLGKQRVECLQVLRALELPDYGWANHPVVTMWRGHTAGLVVYSLAMVRVWRERGFADTTETLIAEFAPDAAGMTQAEAAAAGLLPSWVGDEELHLSHRSNLLAKDADFYRSQFPADPDDLPYKWPGADDVPPAAPPEGVPVWVVRPRAHTELGAALATGIVGLGTQAGVDVDATGLTEVELRALSKELTGKRPAKDLRQLSAFLDEVAPGDLVGLPVERGAGLLLGEVVGDYSFAGRELLPHRRPARFASVVPRSAARPPATLQDPRALFRVTLDPDAVPAALR, encoded by the coding sequence ATGCAGACGTTCCTCCCGGTCGCCGACTTCACCGAGTCCGCCCGGCTCCTGGACAACCCCCGGCTCGGCAAGCAGCGCGTGGAGTGCCTGCAGGTGCTCCGCGCCCTCGAGCTCCCCGACTACGGCTGGGCCAACCACCCGGTGGTGACGATGTGGCGCGGCCACACCGCCGGCCTCGTCGTCTACTCCCTGGCCATGGTGCGGGTCTGGCGGGAGCGCGGCTTCGCCGACACCACCGAGACCCTCATCGCCGAGTTCGCCCCGGACGCGGCGGGGATGACCCAGGCCGAGGCGGCCGCCGCGGGGCTGCTGCCCAGCTGGGTCGGCGACGAGGAGCTGCACCTCTCGCACCGCTCCAACCTGCTGGCCAAGGACGCGGACTTCTACCGGTCGCAGTTCCCCGCCGACCCCGACGACCTGCCCTACAAGTGGCCGGGTGCCGACGACGTCCCCCCGGCCGCCCCGCCGGAGGGCGTGCCGGTGTGGGTGGTGCGGCCGCGGGCGCACACCGAGCTGGGCGCCGCCCTGGCCACCGGGATCGTCGGGCTGGGCACCCAGGCCGGCGTCGACGTCGACGCCACCGGGCTGACGGAGGTCGAGCTGCGGGCGCTGTCCAAGGAGCTCACCGGGAAGCGCCCGGCCAAGGACCTGCGGCAGCTGTCGGCGTTCCTGGACGAGGTGGCGCCCGGCGACCTGGTCGGCCTGCCGGTCGAGCGCGGCGCGGGCCTGCTGCTCGGCGAGGTGGTGGGGGACTACTCCTTCGCCGGCCGCGAGCTGCTGCCGCACCGCCGCCCGGCCCGGTTCGCCTCGGTGGTGCCCCGCTCGGCGGCCCGGCCGCCGGCCACGCTGCAGGACCCGCGGGCGCTGTTCCGGGTCACCCTCGACCCGGACGCGGTGCCCGCAGCCCTGCGCTGA